CCAACACCGATAAAAGgtcgtagaatttttttaatttgatgttTCTTCTCCAATatacgatataaaaaatgacaaaatgaTGTTAAGGCTGCAAAATACGACGCATGTCAAGAGTGATTTGCATTCCAAATATCACGTTTAATTCACGAGCAATACGgcataattctaaataaagatgcctaacaaaacaaaacacgttttattataaaaaccaTATAAACGGTAAGAatcaacaatatataatttttttattattataattataattagtattttttgaaataaatttttataaaatgttattattaaataaatatgaaatcgaTGATCAATCCAATGATATGAGTGTATTGATTTACATTGAGGTCCAGAATGTCCGCTTGTAATTATGtctatgcaaaaaatatccATAAATAATGACAGGTTTTTTCCATACATACTTCAGTTCATGCTCTTCTTTTAACAATAAGCAATGCATATGTTCGTTTGTTTTGTCAAATCTTGTGCCGATATACCTGTGGAAAGATTCTCTTATGAAATGCATAATACAtagaaaacttttaaaattaatttaattaatgaatttttttaattcttatagcAATTATGCTCGTAAaacaatatatcataaaattttagaaaagtgTTAAaggtttcgaaaaaaaatactgaaattGTTGCTAtagtaataattgtattttttcaattacaaaaaaaaatagtaaaaaatatatcaaatcaataaacaaaaaaggatacaattatgtaaatttaagtAGACATGCAGTCATTggtagataaataaaatagcagataaataaatatagtacaaaccataacaaaaagataaatattaagtccgagaatatattaatatgaatacaataattgattatatgaGGTAAAAGAAATCCTCAAGAAActtgttttacaaattttaaccACCACATTGtgctgtaaatatttatgataagaGTATACACAATATCCATCCAAATATCACACGTTTTGATAACATATGCAACTTTCGATACGTCTTGGGAGTGCCTAGTTTTTCCAAAGTATCATCCACTACGGCAAGTTTTTCCatgtatatttgaaacatctaaaatcatataaatcttataaaattctataaatacagaaaagtataatactgGATGTACCTTTTGatgataaaagattaaaattgcagacgtaattgtaataaatatgttaatcaCCATACTGATTATAATAGTAAGATTgctccaaaataaaatttccagtGACCAAATGGTGAACATATAGAAAAAAACACAGCTATAAACAAACCATATTACCAAAGAATATAGAACACTTAAgtatgcaataatataataataatatttaataataataatataataataataatatttcgaaCTTATAATGTAATACTGCTAATCAGCtcttgcgtattttttaataatgttttcttcTTGATATTgctatgtatatgtataatacaggCTTacgagaattaatattttgttccaaatgcatattattataatttagcaAGTAATTAAGTTATATGAAAAGTtattttggtaaaaaaaacaaatgcttATGTTTATTGTCATTCTACAAAAAAGTTTTAGCATctacttaaatatattttacaattcttgtgtaataataattctctatatgtttttatgttttcacatttaattgttaatacatattttaagacaattatatgtattaattttatttatattattatgtaacctttataaaacttttaaaatttttcaaaatttgatatggacatttaattgtaattaatataaaataacattgactAACAATGAAATAAGTTCTTAGcttttcgataatttttttatatcgttcACTTCCTGCTCTTTTTTTGTTAGAAATCAtctcagaaaaaaattgctaataataaaacaaatgtacaaaattccCCCccaaaaaatgtacattaaacatcaaattttaaattaattacattttattcatttttatgttttataattttctatcataacatttaataaacttaGGCTTTTacaattcacattttttactGCATTCgagtaaaatgtacattttaacattccgGATCAGAtttctttgattaaaatacatataagattttaatactttgtaataaagaaaatgtaaatgttaaattgctaagcttaacaatttttatattataaaattttaacgcctaacaatacaaaataaaatgtacattttcacataaaacttatttaaacataattacatttaaaattatgcaaacatgattagtttattaaaagagaaaaaaatattatggcataataaaaatgttgcaattttatattcttacataTTTAACTAATACATTAGCTGAACGACATTTCACTGATACAattgcaagaaataattttgatgctGCAATTTTAAACCAAACGAGTAGTTTTATAACTTCTATCCTTAAAAGTTAATCAGCCAATGGTTGCATATTCAACTGTAccataataataacaaacgTTACAATTGCTGTGAAGAACTGTAAACaacgtatttattaatatttattaaaaataaaaacaatattttattgagatatattgtaaaccaaaataaaatatatgatattctACAAGATGTGTGAGAAGAAAAAACAGCAATTACAGCTTTacctataataaaaataattttaacataatttttaatttttcaattatttataatataaaacaaaatataaacataaaactgtcaaaaatatcaaagcaaACATAAACCTTTTGAAGAAACTTATCCCCAAGATAGAAAAGACCCAATCCAGTAAACTTCAGGGGATGTTGCGTTAAGTGCAAAACGAAGAAATCCATCTATAGGGATaagatacaatatataattattatacaattttaattgacaaattttaacatttctcttaagtaattttaagttgtctaaatttttcttacctCCTTCCAAATATCAGCATATCGAAAAGTATTTGTCGTTTGATGAATTACTTTGCCAATATTGTTAGCctaaaattttgcaacttgtcttaaaatttagtaatcttttatatattttatgctttttttaccttattcttaACGTTTtcacaaatatgatttatGGCATAGAGCctaacgaaatatataaggAAGAAAAAACCTAAGCCGATAAGATTTGTTAGTGATGTCCAGCGATCTAGATGTTTCTGCTCCAATGTACGCcagaaataataacaaactGATGTTAAGTATCCAAGGTTTAGCaccatttcaaaaattatttgtattccaAATATCACGTTTAATTTACGAGCAATATGGCATAATTCTAAGTGAAGATGCCtaacaaaaaaagatacatgctttattatgaaaaactaTAAACTATAAggatttacaatatataatttttttattattatatatgcgTATATTGATTTACATTAAAGTCCAGAGTGTCCGCTCGTAATTATGTCTATGCAAGAAATATCCACGAATAATAACAGATTTCTTCCACACATACTTAAGTCCATGCTCTTCTTTTAACAATAAGCAATGCATATAGTCGTTTATTTTGTCAAATCTGATGCCGATATACCTGTGTAAAGATTGActtataaattgcatattaCACAACAAactttaagaattaattttaaaataaatttttttatatcataattttgaaaaaactttttagtttcataaaaaattactaaaattgttactatagtaataattgcattttattaattagaaaaaaaattacaaaaaatatatcaaatgtataaataaaaatagatacagGTATATGAATAAAGTAGACGTGTGTTAATTagcagaataaataaatatagtacaaaccataataaaaagataaatattaacaccGTAAATTCATTAACATGATTGGGATAATTCattatgagaaataataaaattctccaAGAatctttttgtacaaattttaagCACCATATTGtgtcgtaaatattttttataagagcATACACAATGTATCCAATTATCACTCTTTTTGATAACATATGCAATTTTTGATACGTTTTTGGAGTGCCTAGCTTTTCTAAAGTGTCATCTACTGCGGCAAGTTTCTTCATATACATTTGAAGCTTCTAAAACCATATTGTTACAATTAGATTACTACCGTATTTTTTACGACACGAAGTATTTGTGTCAAGTAAAAGCTTTCTCATAtgctaaaaaattaagtatatgtaaaaacGACATAttgttttgattaattaaagctaaatttttcttataaacttACAATAAGTATTTCAaatcactattttatatatttctaaaaattacaatatagtAGTGATAACGTTCACTAGAAACACAATAGTAATCCaggaaaaaaatgcatttatactTAATTGTGCTTcagcataattattatatatatatatatatatgtatatatatatgatacaaCTGTATTCAAATTATGAAGggtttaaagaatatttttaattttataaaggaGTTaagattctttaaaaaatagatgtaaactgatgtaaaaaaaataaaaatttttggttatataatagatagttgatttatataatatacatcaaTAGACAATTTAATATGTCTAAAAGTTATGATtagtttaatgatattaactaCAGGTTGTCCAAAAAAGAACTCCGGggttttctattaatatttttaaatttattttaaaacagaaaggtatgtaacatacatatattattaaagtacaaGTTACAAGTTTTATTCCCTGTAATGTAACTCAATGTGTGCACCATTTACAGCCTTATAGATATCAAAACGGAATTTCACTTCAGGTCACACTTGGATGATATTCGTAGGAACTGCTTATGTTATTCTATGACGCGAATGGTGAAGAACCGATTTTTTCTTGCTACACAATGTCTTTTATGTATCCCCGAAAGAAGAAAGCCATTGGCGTCAAATCAAGACTTCGCGGTGGTTAAGCAATGACAGCTCATGTGCATATTCATTTTTCTGGCAACTGGTTAGGTTAGATTAGGTTGTTGAGCACAGTCTGCACAACATTTGAACTAAAACTTGAATATTATGCTTCACGAATATGCTCAAAAGATTATCCCATGATGATCAAAGTATTTGTGTTAGACACCATGGAATTCTTTTTCGGACATgctgtatatataaaacatgaatataacatatttatatgattaGCATATTTTCTAagtagaaaagtaaaatattggGCGTACcttttgatgataaaaaattaaaattgcagacataattgcagtaaaattgttaattactaTCAGGACAATATTAGCGTTGGTTTGAAATATGATTTTCAATCGAAAAATGGTAAACATATAAGAAAAGACACAACCATATGCAAACCAGATTGccaaaaaatatagaatactTAAGTATGCAATCCATCTATGAAATCTTGATTCGTTTGGTAATTTTTTGGGATACACACCTAAACCCACAATAAAACacataagaaaaaaaggacgCAGACCTTGTTGGATAGTAGTAGACATGATTATCACTATAGCAAACGAACACTGAAGGtctatgtaaatttatttgctgaGTGCATCGCTTCTTTCctccttttctctcctttCCCTTGTCACATAATTGCGCCGCATCATAATGATagtacattttcttaattgtaatatatttatcgcgacatattatgcatattaaaatgatcgattctttctaataaatgaaaagattCACCGATAACTTGTGCATATTTCGAacctaaaaagaaatattactaATCAGTCTtcgcgtattttttaatattgtttactCTTCGACattgctatatatataatacaggCTTAcgtgcattaatattttgttccatatgcatattataaatttagcaaataattgagttatataaatagttattttggccaaaaaataaatacctATGTTTATTGTCATTCTACAAAAAGTTTAGTTTctaatgtatattttgtaattcttgtgtaataacaattctttatatgttttaaatttttacatatggaTGTTAATACATATGTTAAGAGCATTAAATGTAtcaattttatgcatattatttatatatatatatatatatatatatatgcaatcttcataaaactttacaaattttttcaaatttactttGGACAGTCAATAacattttcaacaatatttaatcaatttgttaatagaaaatgaCATAGTATGACATagatatattgcaaaattttgtgttactgtatagttaataattatattacaatcgTTAACTATATTTCGGAATTATGTAGTCATACACATGagtaaaatacatttgtattGAAATCACCATGATAGTTACAATTGACATGTAGTTTTGAAGAATATGTTTCTGTTTTATACTTCGTTTTCTATGAAAATCAATGCTGCACTTCCCACTACGGTTGATTAGTTAAAGTTACTATATGCTGTGTGCGTTTATTTCGCATATGCATTCCGACGCGTGCCATCCCAATCTAATTAAAGTGATGCacttattgaatttttaaaattctataacatagcaaaaaattaatgtagtGACATGCGATAAAAACCATTCTTCTCAATTCTTATACTGCAAATGTTTGTGCACATTGCACATGCTGTTATCAATATAcaggtgattcaaaataacctgatgttcttgcaatgccatattcttgagctaATTCTGAGAcgttttttccttttacaaaattttgtccgaagcttagttttcgagttctaattgaaaatagtttgctacttacgagttcgatacaacggacaggcagggaTGGTGCAATGCGTCATaagacgatagtaaacacttgacagtgtcatacgttgcgcgtccctgcctgcccgttgtacccAACTCGTAAGTTACtacttattttcaattataactcgaaaactaagcttcggacaaaattttgtaaaaggaaaaatcgtctcagaattcgctcaagaatatggcattgcaaggacatcaggttattttgaatcaccctgtatatgtatcCACGTATGCATGTACATTGTCTATGATATTACCTGCATCTATCTATGTATacacagaaaatataaaaagatattgtgTAACAAGGAGAAATCTAAGATTAAAGtttttgtgattattttgCAGCAGAAAAGCATGTGTATAACGAGTTTTCCggtacaaaaacaaaaatctatatttcaaCATTCTCAAAGATtacttctaaaattttaataaaaaggttATGACATAAAATTCTATGgtataaaaatgaacaaaatgcacattttaataaaaaatttatttaaaaatcattatgtttaaaattatctaaacaTGATCAGTTTATTaaaggaaaatataatattgtcgcATAATGTAATGATTGCAACTTTATATTACTAcacatataactttatatttattacatcagCAAATGACGTTTAATTGATACCACtgcaaaaattttcatgcCGCAATTCTGAACAAAACAAGTAGTTTTATCAAATTCTATATTTCAGGTTTATAACTATCAATCATTGATTGTATATTCAactttatcataataatcacATATGTTGAAATTGATGTGAAAAACTGTAAGAGaacgaatatttattaatatttatgcatgcacgcatgaaaataaaaacggtCTTTTATTGTGACATATTAAAAACAACAATAaggtatataatatattgcgaGATGTGTgataaaaaacacaaaaattacagctttacaataaaaat
This window of the Linepithema humile isolate Giens D197 chromosome 1, Lhum_UNIL_v1.0, whole genome shotgun sequence genome carries:
- the LOC136998402 gene encoding uncharacterized protein, whose protein sequence is MVLNLGYLTSVCYYFWRTLEQKHLDRWTSLTNLIGLGFFFLIYFVRLYAINHICENVKNKANNIGKVIHQTTNTFRYADIWKEMDFFVLHLTQHPLKFTGLGLFYLGDKFLQKFFTAIVTFVIIMVQLNMQPLAD